From Rhodopseudomonas palustris, a single genomic window includes:
- a CDS encoding MaoC family dehydratase, translating to MSARYDELMALKTTGQKYSYTDRDVMLYAYGIGMGADPMDEKELAFVNEATYTERPLKVVPTFASVAAWGAGPGEMNLNRLLVVDGERDITFHKPMPVAANITADSSVVEVYDKGKDKGVVIRHQTILRDEAGEALATLLASRFARGDGGFGGPALEQPEPHKMPDRAPDRSVDISTRPDQALIYRLCGDRNPLHSDPEFAQKAGFPRPILHGMCTYGLTCRGVLQTYADYDTSAFKQHAVRFSSPVYPGETVTMEMWKDGNVISFEARVKARGVTVIKSGRSVLG from the coding sequence ATGTCGGCCCGCTACGATGAACTGATGGCCTTGAAGACGACGGGGCAGAAGTACAGCTACACCGATCGCGACGTGATGCTCTATGCCTACGGCATCGGCATGGGCGCCGATCCGATGGACGAGAAGGAGCTCGCCTTCGTCAACGAGGCGACCTACACCGAGCGTCCGTTGAAAGTGGTGCCGACCTTCGCGTCGGTCGCGGCGTGGGGCGCTGGTCCGGGCGAGATGAATCTCAACCGGCTGCTGGTGGTCGACGGCGAGCGCGACATCACCTTCCACAAGCCGATGCCGGTGGCGGCGAACATCACGGCGGATTCCAGCGTCGTCGAAGTGTACGACAAGGGCAAGGACAAGGGCGTGGTGATTCGTCACCAGACCATCCTGCGCGACGAGGCAGGCGAGGCCCTGGCGACCCTATTGGCATCGCGTTTCGCCCGCGGCGACGGCGGCTTCGGCGGCCCGGCGCTGGAGCAGCCCGAGCCGCACAAGATGCCCGACCGTGCGCCCGACCGCAGCGTCGACATCTCGACCCGGCCGGATCAGGCGCTGATCTATCGGCTGTGCGGCGACCGCAATCCGCTGCATTCCGATCCCGAGTTCGCGCAGAAGGCCGGCTTCCCACGCCCGATCCTGCACGGCATGTGCACCTACGGCCTGACCTGCCGCGGCGTGCTGCAGACCTATGCCGACTACGATACGTCGGCGTTCAAGCAGCACGCGGTGCGGTTCTCCTCGCCGGTGTATCCGGGCGAGACCGTCACCATGGAGATGTGGAAGGACGGCAATGTGATCTCGTTCGAAGCGCGGGTGAAGGCGCGTGGCGTCACGGTGATCAAGAGCGGCCGCTCCGTACTCGGCTGA
- a CDS encoding Zn-ribbon domain-containing OB-fold protein has product MNSPVKYPAPQGNAETKPFWDAATEGKLLIKRCTACGEAHYFPRALCPFCFSDQTVWEESKGEGEIYSYSLMRKSPTGPYAIGYVTLKEGPSVLTNFVDCDFASLKIGTKVKVVFKPSDGGAPLPFFTAV; this is encoded by the coding sequence ATGAACAGCCCCGTGAAATATCCCGCGCCTCAGGGCAACGCCGAAACCAAGCCGTTCTGGGATGCGGCGACCGAAGGCAAGCTGCTGATCAAGCGGTGCACCGCTTGCGGCGAAGCGCATTACTTCCCGCGCGCGTTGTGCCCGTTCTGCTTCTCCGACCAGACGGTGTGGGAAGAGAGCAAGGGCGAAGGCGAGATCTACAGCTACAGCCTGATGCGCAAGTCGCCGACCGGTCCCTACGCGATCGGCTACGTCACGCTGAAGGAAGGTCCGTCGGTGCTGACCAACTTCGTCGACTGCGATTTCGCATCGCTGAAGATCGGCACCAAGGTCAAGGTGGTGTTCAAGCCCAGCGACGGCGGCGCGCCGTTGCCGTTCTTTACGGCTGTGTGA